The genomic DNA GCCTGTTCGCCTGCGAGCAGGCGGGGCTCGTGCCCGACATCCTGTGCCTGTCGAAGGCGCTCACGGGCGGCACGATGGCGCTCGCCGCCACGGTCGCCCGCACGGAGGTGTTCGCGGCGTTCTGGTCCGAGGATCCGGCGGCGGCGCTGATGCACGGCCCGACCTTCATGGCCAACCCCCTCGCCTGCGCGGCGGCCAATGCCAGCCTCGACCTGTTCGAGACCGAGCCGCGCCTGAGCCAGGCCCGCGCCATCGCGGAGCGCCTCGCCGCGGGGCTGGAGCCGCTGCGGCGTGTGCCCGGCGTGGCCGATGTCCGGGTCCTCGGGGCCATCGGCGCGGTCCAGTTCGCGCGGGCGCCCGATCTGACCGTCCTGAAGGCGGAACTGCTCGCCCGCGGCGTCTGGGTGCGGCCCTTCGGCGACATCGTCTACCTCACCCCCGCGCTCACGATCGGTGCGGCCGATCTCGACCGGCTCGTCGAGGCCGTCGCCGGGGTGGTGACCGAGCTGGCGCCGGCATCGACATGAGGGCCGCGCGTTCCACTTTCCCGTGACGAGCCCCCGTGCCGGCCTGCAACCCGGGACCGTTTCTGCCGTTGGGCCTACGGCTGGAGATGCGTGCGGCGGCCCGCGCGGCCGGGTGCTGCCGAAGGGAGTACACAGTGGCGAGCGAGCAGACGGGTTCGAGCGGCGATCGGCCGGTAATCCTCCTCGTCGAGGACGAGGCGCTGACGATCATGGACCTCGGGGACGTGCTGGAGGAAGGCGGCTACGACACCGTCCAGTGTGCCTCGGCCGAGCGGGCGCTCAGCATCCTGCAGGCGCGCCCGGACATCTGCGGGCTGGTCACGGACGTGCAGCTCTCGGGCAAGACCGACGGCTTCGACCTCGCGAGCTCCGTGGCCGAGGCGCGGCCGCAACTGCCGATCCTGATCGTGTCCGGGCGCGCGGCCCCGGACCCGGCCCGCATGCCCGAGCATGCCGAGTTCATCGCCCGTCCCTGCACCGGCGAGGACATCCTGGACCGTCTCCAGCGTCTCATGCACTGCTGAGCGGGCCTCCGCGCCAGCCCCGTCATCGCACCGTCACCGGTCGGCGCCACAGGGACCTGGGCGGCCGCTTGATGGGGGTGGACGGTGCAGATTCAGGATCGTCCGGCGGCCGCCGGCTCTAATTCGGGCGCTCCGGTGGGCGACAAGCAGAAGCGCGATCATCAGGACGAGGCCGCGGTGCTCGGACTCCCGTCCAAGAAGCTGAGGCCGCCCGGCGTGCGCAGCGTCGGCTGGGCGCTGGTGCAGGCGGCGCGCCTGCACCGGGCACGGACCGGCGATCGTCTGGCGAAGCTCGGCCTGTTCGCCGGCCAGGAGCAGGTGGTGCAGGCGCTCGCAGCGGCCGGCACGATGACGATGGGCGATCTCGCCGCCCTGCTGCGTGTCCGGCCGCCCACCGCCTCCAAGACCGTCACGCGGCTCGCGGCCCTCGGCATCGTCGAGCGCCGGGCCGAATCGGGCGACGGCCGTGTGGTGCGGGTCCAGCTCACGGAGACCGGGAGGGCCAAGGCCGAGGCCATCGAGCGGATCCAGGAGGAGGTCGAGGCCGAGTTGCTCGACCACCTCGACAAGACCGACCGCCGCCGCCTCCGGAAGCTCCTGCGCAAGGCGGCCCGCGGCCTCGCGGAGGCGGCCGGCGCATCCGGTCAGACGACCGAGGCGGATGCCGAGATCGAGGCCGAGGACGAGGCAGAGGCGCTGGCCACCTGACCGTCGCCCTCAGGCCGCGCGGCGCCAGGCCGGGAACGGGTCCGGCAGGCCGCGATAGGGCGCGGGATCGAACGGCGCCCGGTCCGCGCCGGTCTCGATCAGGCAGGCGTCCAGCGCTGCCGTGAGCGCCGCGGCGTCCATGCCGGTGCCGATGAAGACCAGCTCCTGGCGCCGGTCGCCCCAGACCTCGCTCCAGACGTCCTGAAGGCGCGCCCGGAACTCGGGCGCCTCCGGCCAGCGCCGCCGCGGCACGGCCGACCACCAGAACCCCATCGCCGAGACCCGGGCCACGGCGCCCGCCAGGGAGAACTCGCCGACCCAGTCCGGCCGCGTCGCGAGCCAGAAGTGGCCCTTCGCGCGGATCAGGCCCGGCCACGTGGCGTTGACGAAGGCGTTGAAGCGCTCCGGGTCGAAGGGTCGCCGGGCCCGGTAGACGAAGGAGGCGATGCCGTACTCCTCGGTCTCCGGCACGTGCGCGTGGGCGCCGTAGAGTTCCTTGAACCAGAGCGGGTGTTGCTGGGCCTTCTCCTCGTCGAACAGGCCGGTATCGAGGATCGCGGCGAGCGGCGCGCGCCCGTGATCGGTCTCGAGGATGCGGGCGTCGGCGTTCAGGCCGCGCACGACGGAGCGGACCAGCGCGAGATGCTCGGCGGAGACGTCGTGCGCCTTGTTGATCACCACCACGTCGGCGAACTCGATCTGCTCCACGAGCAGGTCCACGAGCGTGCGCGTGTCCTCGGCGCCGGCGGTCTCGCCGCGCTCGCGCAGGAAGGCGGCCGAGCCGTAATCCTTCAGCAGGTTCACCGCGTCGACCACCGTGACCATCGTGTCGAGCCGGGCGAGATCCGACAGGGAGCGGCCGGCCTCGTCGCGGAACGAGAAGGTCGAGGCGACCGGCAGCGGCTCGGCGATGCCGGTCCCCTCGATCAGCAGGTAGTCGAACCGCCCCGTCTCCGACAGCCGCCGCACCTCCGCGAGCAGGTCGTCGCGCAGGGTGCAGCAGATGCAGCCGTTGGTCATCTCGACGAGCGTCTCGTCGGTCCGGGACAGGTCGGCGCCTCCGGCGCGGACCAGATCCGCGTCGATGTTCACCTCGCTCATGTCGTTGACGATCACCGCGACGCGGCGGCCGTCGCGATTGGTGAGCACGTGATTGAGAAGTGTCGTCTTCCCGGCCCCGAGGAAGCCGGACAGGACGGTGACGGGAAGGCGGGTGTCGCGCTGAGTCATGACGCGATCAAAATGTTATAACGTTTCAAAGTCAACCGGCGTCTTGAGCTTGGGCGGGCGCGCCGCCCGGATCGCTGTTGCAACGATGTAACGTTTCTCGGCCGTGTCCGACACCGGAGGGATTAACGCTTGCACCAGACCGAGGCACCGCAACAATGAAACGATATAACACTGTGTGAGTCTCGATGCTTCCCTCGCGCCGCTTCGGCTTCCTCACCAGCACGGTCCTGTCCTCGACCGTCTGCGCCGGCCTCCTCACGCCCTCCGCCGCGCGGGCGCAGCAGGCCGTCGCCCTCGACGAGATCAGCGTCACCAGCCCGAGCCCGATCCAGCCGTCGCGCGGCGCGGTCGCGGCGGATGCGGCGGTGCCGATCGGCGTCCTGCCGGTGGCGACCAACACGTTCTCGCCGGTCACCGTGGTGACCCAGGACCAGATCGCGCGCGACCAGCCGCGGACCCTGGGTGACGCCCTGTTCGACCGGCCGGGCATCTCGGGCACGACCTACGCGCCGGGCGCGGCGTCCCGGCCGATCATCCGCGGCCTCGACAATGCGCGGGTGCGGATCCAGGAGAACGGCATCGTCAACGGCGGCGTGTCCGACCTCGGCGAGGACCACGCCGTGCCGGTCAACCCGCTGGTCTCCGACCGGATCGAGGTGATCCGCGGTCCCGCGACCCTGCGCTACGGCTCGGGGGCCATCGGCGGCGTCGTCTCGGCCGACAACAACCGGGTGCCGACCTTCATCCCGGCGAACGGGGTGCAGGGCCAGGTCACCAGCGGCTTCTCCAGCGTGGATAACGGCCGGCTCGGGGCCGCCACGGTGGATGCCGGCGGCGACGGCATCGCGGTCCACGCCGACGGCTTCAAGACTGCCAACGACAGCTACGCGATCCCCGGCGGGATCCAGCGCAACTCCTACAACGAGTCGCAGGGCGGCGCGGTCGGCATCTCGGCGATCGGCGACCGCGGCTTCGTGGGCGTCTCCTTCAGCCACTACGACGCGGTCTACGCGATCCCCGGCGGCGTCGCCGAGCAGGACCGGACCCGCCTGACCCCGAACCAGGACCGGGTCCTGTCGCGGGGCGAGTACCGTCCGCTCGACGGGCCCTTCGAGGTGATCCGCTACTGGGCGGGCTACTCGGTCTACCGCCACAACGAGGTCGGGATCGGCGACGACGGGATCGAGGGCGTCCAGGCGATCTTCAAGAACCGCGAGGCCGAGGGACGCCTGGAACTCCAGCACGTCCCGGTCATCACGGAGTTCGGCAGGCTCACCGGCGCTCTGGGCTTCCAGTCGGACCGGCGTGTGATCAACACGCAACTCGAATCGTTCCTGCCGAAGACGGAGTCGCGCGCGAACGCGGTCTACCTCTTCGAGGAGCTGGAACTGCGCCCGGGCACGCGGCTGCAGGCGGCCGGGCGCTACGAGGTCGACCGGCTCTCGAGCACGGCGGCGCAGTTCCCCGCCGACTACGTGCCGGTCGACGGACAGGAGCCGTTCCAGTACGCGCGCACCCGGCGCTTCGCCCCGAAGAGCGCCAGCATCGGCGCCCTGCAGGACCTGCCCTACGGCTTCGTGGCGAGCCTCACCGGCTCCTACGTCGAGCGCGGGCCCACGGGCTATGAGCTGTTCTCGCAGGGCCCGCACGACGCCACCGCGACCTTCGAGATCGGCAACCCGAACCTCAAGAAGGAGCGCGCCCGGACCGTCGAGGCCAGCATCCGGCGGGCCGAGGGACCGTTCCGCCTGGACGCCACCGGCTACTTCACCCGCTACACCGGCTTCATCTACCGGAACTACACGGGTCTGACCTGCGACGACGACTTCGCTTCCTGCGGCGTCGGCACCGACAACCGGCAGATCGTCTACCAGCAGCAGAACGCGACCTTCTACGGCGCCGAGATCATCGGCCAGTACGACCTCGTGCCGGTGGGCAACGGCTTCGCCGGCGTCGAGGCGCAGTTCGACTTCGTCCGCGCCCAGTTCGACAACGGCGCGAACGTGCCGCGCATCCCGCCCTACCGGCTCGGCGGCGGCGTCTACCTGCGGGCCGACGGGTGGTTCGCGCGGGTGAACCTGCTCCATGCCTTCAGCCACGACGCCACGGCCGTGTACGAGACGCCGACCCCCGGCTACGACGACCTGCGCGCCGAACTGAGCTACACCAAGGCCGTCGATCCTGCGGTCTACGGGGCGAGCGCGATCACCCTCGGCCTCCAGGGCCGCAACCTCCTGAACGACGATATCCGCAACTCGACCTCGTTCAAGAAGGACGAGATCCTTCTGCCGGGGCGGAACGTGCGGCTGTTCCTGACGGCGCGGTTCTAGGGTCGGACATCAGGCCGCGTGATCGTGATGATGCTCGAGAGGGATGGATCATCGCCGGTCCGCTTCCGGACGGCGCTGTTTGGCCGGGCGCCGCTGCTCCGCCCCTTGTCCCCCGTCTCCCTGTTGTGAAGGTAGATTATATACAATAAACGCCGGGGTTTCCGATCTTCGCCACCGGGTGGCGACAGGGGTGCCCAGGCGGCGGATGCAACCGTTTTTCTCGACAGATGGGATTCATCCCAGAAACGCGGTCCGCCAATGGCGGGAACTGGTCTGCGAGCGGCTCGTGCCTGCCGAGATCGAGACGCCGGACGGTCTCCCGTTCCAGGGACGGCTGAACGTGACGTGTATCGGCGCGATGCCGATCTCGCATTTCTGGCACACAACCGTGCGGACCAGAATCACGGACGCCGAAGCGCGACGCCGCGGGAACCCCGATCGGGTTTTCGTGCTCCTGAAGCTGTCCGGACGGGATACAATCCAGCAGCTTGACCGGGAGGCGAAGACCAAGCCGGGCGACCTCATCTTGCTCGACTCGAGTTCATCCGTGATGGAGGCGGAGACCGGCGACTCCTTGGTCATCGATCTGCCGCGCCAGCGTTTCGAGACCGTTCTGGGCCCGTCCCGGCTCTACACCGCGCTCACGGCCGCAGCGGACCTCGCCTCGACGACCCTGACGGGCTCTTACCTTCAGGAACTCGTCCGGGTCAGCGATCGCCTCACCCCTGACGCGGCCGAGCGCATGGCATCGATCGGCGTCGACCTGATCGTGGCGAGCCTCGCCGAACGGATGGCGCAGGAGGTACCCCGTTCCGTCCACGGCAACGTCACGGTTCAGCGCGCCAAGGCCTATGTCGAGGCGAACCTGAGCGATCCGAACCTGGACGCGCCCCGGCTCGCCGCCGCGATGGGCGTGTCGTTGCGGCGGCTGCAGGAGCTGTTTCATGAGCGCGGCCGGCACATCTCCGACTACATCTGGGGACGCCGACTGGAGGTGGCCGCCAAACGCCTGACCGACCCGGCCTGCGCCGCCCTGTCGATCGGCCTGTTGGCTTATGGCTGCGGCTTCAGCAGCCAGGCGCATTTCGCGCGCCGCTTCAAGGATCGCTACGACGTGAGCCCCCGTGAATACCGACAGGCGCACAGGCCGGACGTGGAGGTATTTGCGTCCGCCTCCGGTCTGTCGTCCTGACGCGCAGCACGACCGGATCGGAAGTCACCGCCGGGCCGATCTCGACCGCTCGACAGCACACGCTGAAACCGACCTCAGGCGGACAGCGTCCGACGCAGCCTGCGCCAGCCCGCCACGATCCCGGTGACCGCGATGCCCGCCGCCAGGAGATTCAGGACCCACTGGGCCGTATCGTGCAGGGGGCGGTTGCCGGTGAGCCCCGGCAGGTCGAGCCGGTGCGCGGCGTTGAACAGCCAGCGGTTGATCCGGCCCGAGCGGTCCAGGCGCTGGAGGATCGTGCCGTCCCGGGGATCGACGTGGAGCCACGTGGCGGCCGCGTCGCCGAAGCGCAGGCGCAGCACCGGAAGCGGCCGTGGGTTGGCCCCGTGGGGATACCAGTAGGCGTCGTAGGCGTATAACGGGCGGATCGACCGGAGGGGACCGTCCGCGAGACCGTCTGCCGCGGCCGTCGCGATGCTGCGCGCGTCGAGGGCGGTCGCGCCGTCCGCTGCGACCGTCCGGAGGCCGTCCGCCGTCTCGGCGACGATCCACCAGCGTCCGCCGATGGCGGCGAAGCGCAGGGTGCGCGTATCCGGCACGGCGCCATCGCGGAGCCGGTGCGGATCGAGGCCGAGCGCCGGCGGGATTCCGGCATAGGCGGCGCGCAACGCTACCGGCGGGCTGGTCGCGCTGAACCAGCGGTTCGGGTTCATGGAGATCCAGCCGCTGACGATGAACGTGCTCAAGCCGAGGCCCCCCGCGAGGCCGAGCAGGTGGTGCCAGCGCGCCAGCCCGCGATAGGGCGTGACCGCCCCGGCCGCGTAGCGCCGCCGAAGGCGCAGGCGCCAGATCCCGATCGCGCCTCCACTCAGCGCGCCGAGGGCGGCGAAACCGGAGAGCCACAACAGGATCGTCCGCCACAGCTCCGGCCGGGCCCGCAGCGGCGTGAGGTAGATCCAGTGCGCCACCGAACCCACCCAGTTCCAGCCCCGCTCGAAGCGTGTCGTGTCGAGGGCGATCTCGCCGGTCACCGCAGACACGTAGAGCTCGGTCCCCGCGGCGTCGCCGAGGGCCACCTTCAGGAAGGGCCGGAGCGGGTCGTAGCGGGCCGTGACGGTCCACTGGTCGCGCGCGACCAGCTCGGCCTGCGCAGCCGGAGCACCACCGGCCGCGACACGCAGCGCGTCTGCGGGTGTCAGCGGGCCGAGCCGCGCGCCGGTCCGTGCCGAGACCGTCACCCGGGCGCCGTCGTGGCCGGCGATCCGGTAGACCGGCTCGTCGCCCCGCATCTCCAGGCCGAAGGCGGCCAGCACGCCGGCGAGCCCGCCGGCGCGGAGCGCGTCGTCCGGCGCGACCGCGACCTGATCCCAGACGATCGGGGTGAGCCGCGACAGCCGCTCGGCCTCGGTGAGCGCCGGGAACGGCACGTAGAGCATCACCAGCCCGGAGCCGATCCACAGCGCGAAGAACAGCCCCGCGGCGATCCCGGCCCAGCGGTGGAACAGGAGCAGCCAGCGCCGTCCCGCCTTGCCGAGCCGGCGCGGCAGGCTCACCACGTCACCGTGTAGGCGACCTCGACCGAGCGCGGGCGCCCGAGCAGCCAGTTGGTCCCGACCCCGTTCACGGCGTTGCCCGAGATCGCGTAGACCTTGTCGAACAGGTTGTAGACCCGCACGGACAGGCGCGAATCCGCCGTCACCTGATGGTCCAGGACCGCGTTGACGAGGTTGTAGGCGGGGCGCCGCGCTGTGTTGCCGAAGTCGCTGTAGACCTGCCCGACGTTCTGCAGTCCGACCCGCGCGGTCCAGTCGCGGGTGACGTCCCAGGTCAGCCAGAGATTGGCCACGCGCTCGGGCACGTCGATCGGCTGGTTGCCGGCATACGAGACGGTGGCGCCGTTCACCGTCTGGTCGAACCGGTCGTACTGCGCGTGGAGGAGCGCGAGGTTGCCGTCGAGCCGCCAGCCCGGCGCGAAGCGCCAGCCGAGCGCCAGCTCGAAGCCCTGCGAGGACTGGCTCCCCACCTGCGTGGACAGCGTCGGCTGGCCGGGGATCGCCGAGATCAGGTTGTCCTTGACGATCCGGTAGCCCGCGACGGTCCATTCGAGGGCGCCGTCGAAGGCCAGACCCTTGGCGCCGATCTCGACCTGATCGCCGGTCGCGAGCTTGAAGCCCGCCAGCGACTGCGACAGCGTGATCAGGCTGTTCACCGGGTCGGTGGCGAAGCTGTACTGGGCGTAGAGCGCGCTGTCCGGCGTCGGGTTGTAGACGAGGCCGAACCGGTAGCCGAGCGCCCGATAGGTCTTCTCGAACCGCGATCCCGTCTGCAGGTCCTCGCGGTTCAGCGTCGGCACGTCGAGGCGCACGCCGGTGAGGAACGACAGCTTGTCCGACAGGATCAGCCGGTCCTCGGCGAAGACCGAGGCCTGGCTCGTCTGTGTCGCGTAGGCCGGGCGCGCCCGGCCGTTCTGCGGGAAGAGGCTCGGATCGTAGCCGGTGAGCGGCACGCTCGTCGTCTGGTCGAAATAGAAGTTGTTGGTGTGGCGGAAGTCGATGTGATTCACGTCGAAGCCGGCCACGAACTGGTTCGGCAGCCCGAACAGGCTGCCCCGGAACGTCGCGTCGAGGCGGTCTCCGACCTGCTCCTGACTGTGGTAGATCTCCAGGTATTCGCCCCGGTCCACGAGCCCGGTGCCGCGGTTGTAGCTGTACTGCTCGACGTCGAGCCAGTGGCGCCGGCTGGTCAGCCGGTAGGCGGTGTTGCGGATCGTGATGTCGGCCGAGGGGGACCACTCGGTCTTGAGCTGGGTCCAGTTGTCGGCCCAGGTGATCTTCGCGTCGCGGACGTTGTAGTTGTTGAACCGGATGAGATCCGGGATCCGTCCCTCGACCAACGGGGTGCCCCAGTAGCGGGCGGGCTCCTGGTAGCCGAGATCGTGGCTCAGGGTGAAGGCGAGGTCGGCGCTCGGCCGGAACAGCAGGGCGGCGGAGACCGCGAGGTTGCGGAAATCGCCCTCCGGCCGCATCCAGCCGTCGGCGCGATTGCCGCTGACGTTGAGGCGGTACGCGAAGGTGTCGCCGTACTCCGCCTGCCCCAGCGGGCCACCGGAATCGAGGGCGAGCCGCGCGACCCCGTCGGTGCCGATCACCGCGCGGGCGGCGTTGATCGGCACGAAGACCGGCTTCTTGGGCACCACGTTGATGACGCCGCCGATGGCGCCGTCGCCGTAGAGCACCGAGGACGGCCCGCGCAGCACCTCGATCCGCTCGACGTTCCACGTGTCGAACGGGAAGGTCACGGTGTTGGCGCCGACGTAGAAGCGCGTGCCGTCGTAGAGCTGCTGGATCGAGTTCGGGCCGGCGAAGCCGCGGGACGTGAACGCGCCGTTGCCGTTGCCGGGCGCCGCGATGGTGGTGATGCCGGTCGCGTCCTGGGTCACGGCCTCGGCGATCGTGTCCTGGCCGCGCAGCCGCGCGGTCTCGCCCGACACGATGTCGAGGCTGGCCGGCGTCTCCAGCGGCGTCAGGCCGAGGCGGCTCGCGGTCCGGTCGGGGGTGCGCAGGTTGAGGCCATTCGGCGGCAGGCGGCCCGGGTCGCCGCCCGCGCCCGCGACCGACAGCTCATCCAGCGTGACCGCCTCCTGTGCGGCGGCCGGACTGGCGAGGAGCGCGAGGAGAACGCCGCAGAGCGGGGCCCGCCCGCCGAGGCAGGAGCGATGGGTCGATGAAGACATGGGGAAAGCGGTCCGTGCACGGCGCGCGCCGGCCCCCGCGTCCTACAGGCATTGTAATAACATTACAATGCGCGCGCTGTCCGGTAGCCTCTGCCCGTGCGGGCGCGCGACGGCGTCCTGCGACAGGGCTCGAGGGGTTCGGGACGGCGGAGACGGGCATGGGGAACGGCGTCGCGGGCGCGCTTGCTGTGGCACGTCACCGCGAACGAGGCCTCGGCGGCCGCCTCCCCTCGGGACTGGCGGCGCCTCGACACCCGCCAGGACACCCCGCCCGGCGCGTTTCGCGTGTGACCACGGCTGACGGCAGGTCTCCTGGCTCGCGGGTCGCCGCCCTCGCACCGTCTTCCCGGGGTGACCCAGTGACGTGGTGGTGAAGGGCTCGCCGCTTACAGTTGCGGGGGCAGCCGCGGCTTCGGGGCGAACCCCTCACCGCGTTCCCTTTTGATCCCCAAGGGGAACCGTCGAACACAGCTTGGCCGTAGCGGGGGCGGGCGTCAACCGTGTGTCCGGTTGTTGCCGTGGATCGGCGCGCTGTGCGCCGGTCCGTTGCGGCCTCGCCGACGACGGGCTAGCCCCTGCGGGATGACGGTCTGGCGGCCCCCTGCGGAGATTCGCGTGAAGGCACTGGGTCTGCCCCGGCGCGGCAACAGCCTGCTCGTGGCCGAGGTCCGCGCGGATGACGGGCGGCTGAAAGGCGTCCGGCCGCTCGGCGGCAGCGTCGCGTTCGGCGAGCGGGTCGAGGACGCCCTGATCCGGGAGTTCCGGGAGGAGCTCGGCGTCACCGTCTCGGTGCTCGGCGGCCCCCGCGTCATGGAGAACATCTTCACGCACGAGGGGCAGGTCGGGCACGAGGTGCTGTTCCTGTTCCCCGTCGCCCTGCCGCCGGGGCGGTTCGACGGGCAGGAGCGCTTCGTGTTCCACGAGGATTCCGGCACCGCCTGCGTGGCGCGGTGGTGCGATCTGGACGGGCTCGACGTGCCGGGCGGTCCCGACCTCTTCCCCGCCGGCCTGAAGGCCCGCCTCCGCGACGCGTGGCGCGCGGAGCCCTGACGGACCGGGCCGGCCCACCGCCTTTGCCGCTCGGCGCGGGCGATGCTACAGCCGGGCAATCCCATCGGTCCGGACGTCCGCGACGCCGCGGCCCATGCGCCCGGACGCTCCGTCCGACGCGGAGACGGGTGCCGGCGGAAGCATGACGATACGACCTCCCAGAAGCGGCGGGCCGACGGGGCGCAAGCCTCAGGCCGGCAAGTCCAGCGCCAGCAAGTTCAGGGGCGGCAAGGCCCAGGCCGACGGCCGCGCCCGCACGGGCCCGCGCACCAGCGCCCGCGACGCCGCCGAGCGCGCGGCCCGCAACCGCGGCGAGGATGCCGGCACCCGCGATCCCTGGGGCGCGCAGGCCGCTGCGGCCCCGACGCCGGCCCGGCCGCCGAAGCCGCGCCGCGACGCCGCCGCACCGCGCGACGCCGCGGCGGGCAAGCCCGGCGGCCAGCCGCCGGCCAGGCGCTCGGCGGCCCCCTCCCCGGCCCTCGCCTCTGCCCC from Methylobacterium oryzae includes the following:
- a CDS encoding response regulator, which codes for MASEQTGSSGDRPVILLVEDEALTIMDLGDVLEEGGYDTVQCASAERALSILQARPDICGLVTDVQLSGKTDGFDLASSVAEARPQLPILIVSGRAAPDPARMPEHAEFIARPCTGEDILDRLQRLMHC
- a CDS encoding MarR family winged helix-turn-helix transcriptional regulator, coding for MGDKQKRDHQDEAAVLGLPSKKLRPPGVRSVGWALVQAARLHRARTGDRLAKLGLFAGQEQVVQALAAAGTMTMGDLAALLRVRPPTASKTVTRLAALGIVERRAESGDGRVVRVQLTETGRAKAEAIERIQEEVEAELLDHLDKTDRRRLRKLLRKAARGLAEAAGASGQTTEADAEIEAEDEAEALAT
- the zigA gene encoding zinc metallochaperone GTPase ZigA; this translates as MTQRDTRLPVTVLSGFLGAGKTTLLNHVLTNRDGRRVAVIVNDMSEVNIDADLVRAGGADLSRTDETLVEMTNGCICCTLRDDLLAEVRRLSETGRFDYLLIEGTGIAEPLPVASTFSFRDEAGRSLSDLARLDTMVTVVDAVNLLKDYGSAAFLRERGETAGAEDTRTLVDLLVEQIEFADVVVINKAHDVSAEHLALVRSVVRGLNADARILETDHGRAPLAAILDTGLFDEEKAQQHPLWFKELYGAHAHVPETEEYGIASFVYRARRPFDPERFNAFVNATWPGLIRAKGHFWLATRPDWVGEFSLAGAVARVSAMGFWWSAVPRRRWPEAPEFRARLQDVWSEVWGDRRQELVFIGTGMDAAALTAALDACLIETGADRAPFDPAPYRGLPDPFPAWRRAA
- a CDS encoding TonB-dependent receptor, whose translation is MLPSRRFGFLTSTVLSSTVCAGLLTPSAARAQQAVALDEISVTSPSPIQPSRGAVAADAAVPIGVLPVATNTFSPVTVVTQDQIARDQPRTLGDALFDRPGISGTTYAPGAASRPIIRGLDNARVRIQENGIVNGGVSDLGEDHAVPVNPLVSDRIEVIRGPATLRYGSGAIGGVVSADNNRVPTFIPANGVQGQVTSGFSSVDNGRLGAATVDAGGDGIAVHADGFKTANDSYAIPGGIQRNSYNESQGGAVGISAIGDRGFVGVSFSHYDAVYAIPGGVAEQDRTRLTPNQDRVLSRGEYRPLDGPFEVIRYWAGYSVYRHNEVGIGDDGIEGVQAIFKNREAEGRLELQHVPVITEFGRLTGALGFQSDRRVINTQLESFLPKTESRANAVYLFEELELRPGTRLQAAGRYEVDRLSSTAAQFPADYVPVDGQEPFQYARTRRFAPKSASIGALQDLPYGFVASLTGSYVERGPTGYELFSQGPHDATATFEIGNPNLKKERARTVEASIRRAEGPFRLDATGYFTRYTGFIYRNYTGLTCDDDFASCGVGTDNRQIVYQQQNATFYGAEIIGQYDLVPVGNGFAGVEAQFDFVRAQFDNGANVPRIPPYRLGGGVYLRADGWFARVNLLHAFSHDATAVYETPTPGYDDLRAELSYTKAVDPAVYGASAITLGLQGRNLLNDDIRNSTSFKKDEILLPGRNVRLFLTARF
- a CDS encoding helix-turn-helix domain-containing protein, translating into MQPFFSTDGIHPRNAVRQWRELVCERLVPAEIETPDGLPFQGRLNVTCIGAMPISHFWHTTVRTRITDAEARRRGNPDRVFVLLKLSGRDTIQQLDREAKTKPGDLILLDSSSSVMEAETGDSLVIDLPRQRFETVLGPSRLYTALTAAADLASTTLTGSYLQELVRVSDRLTPDAAERMASIGVDLIVASLAERMAQEVPRSVHGNVTVQRAKAYVEANLSDPNLDAPRLAAAMGVSLRRLQELFHERGRHISDYIWGRRLEVAAKRLTDPACAALSIGLLAYGCGFSSQAHFARRFKDRYDVSPREYRQAHRPDVEVFASASGLSS
- a CDS encoding PepSY domain-containing protein gives rise to the protein MVSLPRRLGKAGRRWLLLFHRWAGIAAGLFFALWIGSGLVMLYVPFPALTEAERLSRLTPIVWDQVAVAPDDALRAGGLAGVLAAFGLEMRGDEPVYRIAGHDGARVTVSARTGARLGPLTPADALRVAAGGAPAAQAELVARDQWTVTARYDPLRPFLKVALGDAAGTELYVSAVTGEIALDTTRFERGWNWVGSVAHWIYLTPLRARPELWRTILLWLSGFAALGALSGGAIGIWRLRLRRRYAAGAVTPYRGLARWHHLLGLAGGLGLSTFIVSGWISMNPNRWFSATSPPVALRAAYAGIPPALGLDPHRLRDGAVPDTRTLRFAAIGGRWWIVAETADGLRTVAADGATALDARSIATAAADGLADGPLRSIRPLYAYDAYWYPHGANPRPLPVLRLRFGDAAATWLHVDPRDGTILQRLDRSGRINRWLFNAAHRLDLPGLTGNRPLHDTAQWVLNLLAAGIAVTGIVAGWRRLRRTLSA
- a CDS encoding TonB-dependent receptor, with the protein product MSSSTHRSCLGGRAPLCGVLLALLASPAAAQEAVTLDELSVAGAGGDPGRLPPNGLNLRTPDRTASRLGLTPLETPASLDIVSGETARLRGQDTIAEAVTQDATGITTIAAPGNGNGAFTSRGFAGPNSIQQLYDGTRFYVGANTVTFPFDTWNVERIEVLRGPSSVLYGDGAIGGVINVVPKKPVFVPINAARAVIGTDGVARLALDSGGPLGQAEYGDTFAYRLNVSGNRADGWMRPEGDFRNLAVSAALLFRPSADLAFTLSHDLGYQEPARYWGTPLVEGRIPDLIRFNNYNVRDAKITWADNWTQLKTEWSPSADITIRNTAYRLTSRRHWLDVEQYSYNRGTGLVDRGEYLEIYHSQEQVGDRLDATFRGSLFGLPNQFVAGFDVNHIDFRHTNNFYFDQTTSVPLTGYDPSLFPQNGRARPAYATQTSQASVFAEDRLILSDKLSFLTGVRLDVPTLNREDLQTGSRFEKTYRALGYRFGLVYNPTPDSALYAQYSFATDPVNSLITLSQSLAGFKLATGDQVEIGAKGLAFDGALEWTVAGYRIVKDNLISAIPGQPTLSTQVGSQSSQGFELALGWRFAPGWRLDGNLALLHAQYDRFDQTVNGATVSYAGNQPIDVPERVANLWLTWDVTRDWTARVGLQNVGQVYSDFGNTARRPAYNLVNAVLDHQVTADSRLSVRVYNLFDKVYAISGNAVNGVGTNWLLGRPRSVEVAYTVTW
- a CDS encoding NUDIX hydrolase, with product MKALGLPRRGNSLLVAEVRADDGRLKGVRPLGGSVAFGERVEDALIREFREELGVTVSVLGGPRVMENIFTHEGQVGHEVLFLFPVALPPGRFDGQERFVFHEDSGTACVARWCDLDGLDVPGGPDLFPAGLKARLRDAWRAEP